The Pseudomonas sp. SCA2728.1_7 DNA segment CTTTCGACGAAAAAGGGCCGTTGATCGCCAAGCTTTCCGGTTTGAATGAGGATCTCGCCGGAGCGCAGGCGAATCAGCCGCTGCGCCGGGTCGAAAGACACGTCGATGGCAGTGTCGGTGTTGAGCTGAATCTGACTGCCATCCGCCAATGTGATATTGCGACGCTGGCCAACGCCAGTTTTATAGTCGGCCCAGACATTCCCCAAGGATGTGTGTTGCTGAACATTCCAGCCAACGAACCCAGCCCCCGCAGCGAGCAGCAACAATTTCAGCACCTGGCGTCGTTGCTGTCCGGTATTCAGGGCGCGACGTTTCAAATCCGGCGGCAACGAACCGAGATGGCGCTGCAGTTGTTCAATCTGGTTCCATGCCGCGAGATGCGCTGGATCACTGTCGATCCACAGCTGCCAGGCTTTCTGATCGGCGAGCGTCGGCGGTTCTGCCTGAAACTGCACATACCAGCTGGCGGCCGCTTCGAAAACCTGACGGTTGGGTGCGGTGGCCATCAATGCTGCGCCATGATCAGCGCACATTCCGTCAGGGCGCGGATCATGTGTTTCTTCACCGTGGTCAGCGAAACCTTTAGCTGCAGAGCAATCTGTTGATAAGTCAGGCCATCGATCTGAGAGAGCATGAAGATCTGTTG contains these protein-coding regions:
- a CDS encoding FecR domain-containing protein, with protein sequence MATAPNRQVFEAAASWYVQFQAEPPTLADQKAWQLWIDSDPAHLAAWNQIEQLQRHLGSLPPDLKRRALNTGQQRRQVLKLLLLAAGAGFVGWNVQQHTSLGNVWADYKTGVGQRRNITLADGSQIQLNTDTAIDVSFDPAQRLIRLRSGEILIQTGKLGDQRPFFVESRDGRIQALGTRFSVHQLSGATRVGVLEDRVIVQPADLSTAAIVLSAGEGADFDRRHIGLIHPFKSTEVAWTNGQLIVLNARLGNVIEELGRYRRGVLHCDDRARDLRVSGTFRLDSTDAVLANLQASLPINVRYFTHYWVSISRNA